A portion of the Algisphaera agarilytica genome contains these proteins:
- a CDS encoding bifunctional aconitate hydratase 2/2-methylisocitrate dehydratase — protein sequence MNAYQNYLQEIEERQADGLHPKPIDGAELLSEIIELIKDPASPHREDCLKFFTYNTLPGTTSAAGVKAAFLKDIILGSTAVEEISADFAFEQLSHMKGGPSIEVLLDLALGDDEAIAKQAADVLKTQVFLYDADTARLEAAFKAGSAIAKDILESYAQAEFFTKLPDVPETIDLVTYIAGVGDISTDLLSPGAEAHSRSDRELHGKCMITPEAQAEIVALKEQHPDKRVVLIAEKGTMGVGSSRMSGVNNVALWIGQPASEYVPFVNIAPVVAGTNGISPIFLTTVDVTGGIGLDLQNWVKQKDADGNTVRDEDGEPVLEQAYSVDTGTVLTINTQEKKLYKDGQVVHDVAKAFTPQKMEFMRAGGSYAIVFGKKLQTFAAQTLGIDAPPVFAPSKEISHEGQGLTAVEKIFNRNAVGVTPGKVLHAGSDVRVEVNIVGSQDTTGLMTSQELEAMAATVISPIVDGAYQSGCHTASVWDTKAQANIPKLMKFMNDFGLITARDPGGDYHAMTDVIHKVLNDLTVDDWAIIIGGDSHTRMSKGVAFGADSGTVALALATGEASMPIPESVKVTFKGEMKPYMDFRDVVHATQAQMLDHFGGENVFQGRIIEVHLGTLLADQAFTFTDWTAEMKAKASICISQDDTLIESLELAKSRIEVMILKGMDNEKKVLQGLIDQADARIAEIRSGEAPALKPDDNAKYYAEFEVDLNQVNEPMIADPDVHNEDVSKRYTHDTIRPLSYYQGEKHVDLGFVGSCMVHKGDMKILSRMLRNLEDEHGDVEFKAPLVVAAPTYNIIDELKEEGDWDTLEKYSGFVFNDDAPKDTARTEYDNMMYLERPGCNLCMGNQEKAAKGDTVMATSTRLFQGRVVADSDRKKGESLLASTPVVVLSAILGRTPTIEEYEKAVQGIELTKFAPPEKQMSTVAPDYSTGNVEFRISTDD from the coding sequence ATGAACGCTTACCAGAACTACCTCCAAGAGATCGAAGAACGCCAAGCCGACGGTCTCCACCCCAAGCCCATCGACGGGGCCGAGCTGTTGAGCGAGATCATCGAGCTGATCAAAGACCCCGCCAGCCCCCACCGCGAAGACTGCCTCAAGTTCTTCACCTACAACACCCTGCCCGGCACCACCAGCGCCGCGGGCGTCAAGGCCGCGTTCCTCAAAGACATCATCCTCGGCAGCACCGCCGTCGAAGAAATCTCTGCCGACTTCGCCTTCGAACAACTGTCCCACATGAAGGGCGGCCCGTCGATCGAAGTGCTGCTCGACCTCGCGCTGGGTGACGATGAAGCGATCGCCAAGCAAGCCGCCGACGTGCTCAAAACCCAGGTTTTCCTCTACGACGCCGACACCGCCCGCCTCGAAGCCGCGTTCAAGGCCGGCAGCGCCATCGCCAAAGACATCCTCGAAAGCTACGCCCAAGCCGAGTTCTTCACCAAGCTGCCTGATGTCCCCGAGACCATCGACCTGGTCACCTACATCGCCGGCGTCGGCGACATCTCCACCGACCTGCTCTCCCCCGGCGCCGAGGCCCACTCCCGCTCCGACCGCGAGCTGCACGGCAAGTGCATGATCACGCCCGAAGCCCAGGCCGAGATCGTCGCCCTCAAAGAACAACATCCCGACAAACGCGTCGTGCTCATCGCCGAGAAGGGCACCATGGGCGTCGGCTCGTCCCGTATGTCCGGCGTCAACAACGTCGCCCTCTGGATCGGCCAGCCCGCCAGCGAGTACGTCCCGTTCGTGAACATTGCCCCCGTCGTCGCCGGCACCAACGGCATCTCGCCGATCTTCCTCACCACCGTCGACGTCACCGGCGGCATCGGCCTCGACCTCCAGAACTGGGTCAAGCAGAAAGACGCCGACGGCAACACCGTCCGCGACGAAGACGGCGAGCCCGTGCTCGAACAAGCCTACTCCGTCGACACCGGCACCGTCCTCACCATCAACACCCAAGAGAAAAAGCTCTACAAAGACGGCCAGGTCGTCCACGACGTCGCCAAGGCCTTCACCCCCCAGAAGATGGAGTTCATGCGGGCCGGCGGCTCCTACGCCATCGTCTTCGGCAAAAAGCTCCAGACCTTCGCCGCCCAGACCCTGGGCATCGACGCCCCGCCCGTCTTCGCGCCCTCCAAAGAAATCTCCCACGAAGGCCAAGGCCTCACCGCCGTCGAAAAAATCTTCAACCGCAACGCCGTCGGCGTCACCCCCGGCAAGGTGTTGCATGCAGGTTCGGACGTCCGCGTCGAGGTCAACATCGTCGGTTCCCAGGACACCACCGGCCTCATGACCTCCCAAGAGCTCGAGGCCATGGCCGCCACCGTCATCTCCCCCATCGTCGACGGCGCCTACCAGTCCGGCTGCCACACCGCCTCGGTCTGGGACACCAAAGCCCAGGCCAACATCCCCAAGCTCATGAAGTTCATGAACGACTTCGGCCTCATCACCGCGCGTGACCCCGGAGGCGACTACCACGCGATGACCGACGTCATCCACAAAGTCCTCAACGACCTCACCGTCGACGACTGGGCCATCATCATCGGCGGCGACTCCCACACCCGCATGTCCAAGGGCGTCGCCTTCGGCGCCGACTCCGGCACCGTCGCCCTCGCCCTCGCCACCGGCGAGGCCTCCATGCCCATCCCCGAGTCCGTCAAGGTCACCTTCAAGGGCGAGATGAAGCCCTACATGGACTTCCGCGACGTCGTCCACGCCACCCAGGCCCAGATGCTCGACCACTTCGGCGGCGAAAACGTCTTCCAGGGCCGCATCATCGAGGTCCACCTCGGCACCCTCCTCGCCGACCAGGCCTTCACCTTCACCGACTGGACCGCCGAGATGAAGGCCAAGGCCTCCATCTGCATCTCCCAGGACGACACCCTCATCGAGTCCCTCGAGCTCGCCAAGTCCCGCATCGAGGTCATGATCCTCAAGGGCATGGACAACGAAAAGAAAGTCCTCCAGGGCCTCATCGACCAGGCCGACGCCCGCATCGCCGAGATCCGCTCCGGCGAAGCCCCCGCCCTCAAGCCGGACGACAACGCCAAGTACTACGCCGAGTTCGAGGTCGACCTCAACCAGGTCAACGAGCCCATGATCGCCGACCCGGACGTCCACAACGAAGACGTCTCCAAACGCTACACCCACGACACCATCCGCCCGCTGTCTTATTACCAGGGCGAGAAGCACGTCGACCTCGGCTTCGTCGGCTCCTGCATGGTCCACAAGGGCGACATGAAGATCCTCTCCCGCATGCTCCGCAACCTCGAGGACGAGCACGGCGACGTCGAGTTCAAAGCCCCCCTCGTCGTCGCCGCCCCGACCTACAACATCATCGACGAGCTCAAGGAAGAGGGCGACTGGGACACCCTCGAGAAGTACTCCGGCTTCGTCTTCAACGACGACGCCCCCAAAGACACCGCCCGCACCGAGTACGACAACATGATGTACCTCGAGCGCCCCGGCTGTAACCTCTGCATGGGCAATCAGGAAAAGGCCGCCAAGGGCGACACCGTCATGGCCACCTCCACCCGGCTCTTCCAGGGCCGCGTCGTCGCCGACTCCGACCGCAAAAAAGGCGAGTCCCTCCTCGCCTCCACCCCTGTCGTCGTCCTCTCGGCCATCCTCGGCCGCACCCCCACGATCGAGGAATACGAAAAAGCCGTCCAAGGCATCGAACTCACCAAGTTCGCCCCGCCCGAAAAACAGATGTCCACCGTCGCCCCCGACTACAGCACGGGCAACGTGGAGTTCCGTATTTCGACGGATGATTAG
- a CDS encoding GNAT family N-acetyltransferase translates to MSEPTIETWTAGQMTEEQFRAGCVLHHAAFPKPGRTIEGVIAKKRPVWMGEAGAGVVPGPLVSATPPVRYVIRGEDGALVANAAILTRTISTEQGELTVSGLLDVATCPSVRGQGLGAKIVQAAWASVDDGTHPLCLFETGEARPFYEKLGARVVDNPIIDSTHPTGSRDNPFEDTWVMIYPARASWPEGEIDLRGPGY, encoded by the coding sequence ATGAGCGAACCCACGATCGAGACATGGACCGCCGGGCAGATGACCGAGGAGCAGTTCCGCGCGGGCTGCGTGTTGCACCACGCGGCGTTCCCCAAGCCGGGCCGGACGATTGAAGGGGTGATCGCCAAGAAACGGCCGGTGTGGATGGGCGAGGCGGGGGCGGGCGTGGTGCCCGGGCCGTTGGTGTCGGCCACGCCGCCGGTGCGTTACGTGATCCGCGGGGAAGACGGGGCGCTCGTGGCGAACGCGGCGATCCTGACGCGGACGATCTCGACCGAGCAAGGCGAGTTGACCGTGTCGGGCCTGCTGGACGTGGCGACCTGCCCGAGCGTGCGCGGCCAGGGGCTGGGGGCGAAGATCGTGCAGGCGGCGTGGGCGTCGGTGGACGACGGCACGCACCCGCTTTGTCTGTTCGAGACCGGCGAGGCCCGGCCGTTTTATGAGAAGCTCGGCGCCCGCGTGGTCGATAACCCCATCATCGATTCGACCCACCCGACAGGTTCCCGTGACAACCCGTTCGAGGACACGTGGGTGATGATCTACCCCGCCCGGGCGTCCTGGCCGGAGGGCGAGATCGACCTGCGGGGCCCGGGGTACTGA
- the miaA gene encoding tRNA (adenosine(37)-N6)-dimethylallyltransferase MiaA — translation MNAASADPTPMTAPLPRPIVILGPTAGGKSDLAAQLAEQLGGEVLGADSMQVYRHLDSGTAKPPPALRERVPHHLVDLVEPTDRFTVHDWLKRADETITSLQQAGQTPVVVGGTNLYLKALLEGLFDGPGQDEAFRATLADVPSAELHERLQAIDPAAAERITPADRQRLTRALEVHHLTGQPISELQQQWAEESEIQNPKSEFPTYRHDPILLGLRWDVDDINPRINLRVKAMFYPEKVDPQLAADVCIGGESLPAEVDRLVAEGKLQPGTQSAEALGYKQVLAAKYPDQFPGAADRLIKNLDDAFERTKILTRRFAKQQRTWLKRFRGVRWIEMPCDDPIGGALEALAE, via the coding sequence GTGAACGCTGCCTCCGCCGACCCAACCCCCATGACCGCACCGCTGCCCCGCCCCATCGTGATCCTCGGCCCCACCGCGGGGGGCAAGTCCGACCTAGCAGCGCAGCTCGCCGAGCAGCTCGGCGGCGAAGTCCTCGGGGCCGACTCGATGCAAGTCTATCGGCACCTCGACTCGGGCACCGCCAAGCCCCCGCCGGCGCTCCGAGAACGTGTGCCCCACCACCTGGTCGATCTTGTGGAGCCGACCGACCGCTTCACCGTCCACGACTGGCTCAAGCGGGCCGACGAAACGATCACCTCCCTCCAGCAAGCCGGCCAAACCCCGGTCGTCGTCGGCGGGACCAACCTCTACCTCAAAGCCCTGCTCGAAGGCCTCTTCGACGGCCCCGGGCAAGACGAAGCGTTCCGCGCGACCCTCGCCGACGTGCCCAGCGCCGAACTGCACGAACGCCTCCAAGCCATCGACCCCGCCGCCGCCGAGCGCATCACCCCCGCCGACCGCCAACGCCTGACCCGCGCCCTCGAAGTCCACCACCTGACCGGCCAACCGATCAGCGAACTCCAACAACAGTGGGCCGAGGAATCCGAAATCCAAAATCCGAAATCCGAATTCCCAACCTACCGCCACGACCCGATCCTCCTTGGCCTCCGCTGGGACGTCGACGACATCAACCCACGCATCAACCTCCGCGTGAAGGCGATGTTCTACCCCGAGAAGGTCGACCCCCAACTCGCCGCGGACGTGTGCATCGGCGGGGAGTCGCTGCCTGCGGAAGTCGATCGGCTCGTCGCCGAAGGCAAACTCCAGCCCGGCACCCAGTCGGCCGAGGCGTTGGGTTACAAGCAGGTGCTCGCCGCGAAGTACCCCGACCAATTCCCCGGCGCCGCCGACCGCCTGATCAAAAACCTCGACGACGCGTTCGAACGCACCAAGATCCTGACCAGACGTTTCGCCAAGCAGCAACGCACCTGGCTCAAACGCTTCCGCGGCGTGCGGTGGATCGAGATGCCCTGCGACGATCCGATTGGCGGAGCACTCGAAGCGCTCGCCGAGTAA
- a CDS encoding RNA polymerase sigma factor yields MTDDQALERYAATQDPDAFRCLVLRYQRMVYAASHRCLNNHADAEDATQETFLRLAKNAGRVHGRVGAWLHRCATHVAIDRIRSDTARRRREDASARSEAERAPDSAEEARELDRAVDQAIAELNPADREALVGYYLQGRTQVELAKEVGISQAGMSRRRDRALGKVRRQLKRRGIVAAAGAVVSSLEGYTAQSQLTTPLTESLLRIGVSGVGAQPLTTTTTTGGLLMASSWTTGKIVAALGVAGLLVGGSAAIMATTGEEPPATPAPVAAPAVSPATPVALAASRPTSAKVGDFDVTFETIAPQSLVYSEHPFTEDQVPRIGMEWFPRLMGEIQNGGYDVAGPPVLVFQENPEDPQDMALRLSIPVSEADLESPPSEGFHAYTTEPYYCARIEVSDDPMMFGNTANAYYDALEAAGYELGYEFRMVINRVYQVQGKTINDIYLQVEVLKHPE; encoded by the coding sequence ATGACCGACGACCAAGCCCTGGAACGTTACGCCGCCACCCAAGACCCCGATGCATTTCGGTGTCTGGTGCTGCGTTACCAGCGGATGGTGTACGCCGCGTCGCACCGGTGTCTGAACAACCACGCCGACGCCGAGGACGCCACCCAGGAGACGTTTCTCCGGCTGGCGAAGAACGCCGGGCGGGTCCACGGCCGGGTGGGGGCGTGGCTGCACCGCTGTGCGACCCACGTCGCGATCGACCGGATCCGCAGCGACACGGCCCGCCGTCGCCGGGAAGACGCCTCGGCCCGCTCCGAGGCCGAACGAGCCCCCGATTCTGCCGAGGAAGCACGCGAGTTGGACCGCGCCGTGGATCAAGCGATCGCCGAGCTCAATCCCGCCGACCGTGAGGCGTTGGTGGGCTACTACCTTCAGGGCCGGACGCAGGTTGAGTTGGCCAAGGAAGTGGGCATCTCTCAAGCGGGGATGAGCCGCCGACGAGACCGGGCGCTGGGCAAGGTCCGCCGACAACTCAAACGCCGGGGCATCGTTGCCGCGGCCGGCGCGGTGGTCAGTTCCCTCGAGGGTTACACCGCCCAGTCCCAACTCACCACGCCGCTCACCGAGAGCCTGCTCCGTATCGGCGTCTCGGGCGTCGGCGCCCAACCCCTCACCACCACCACCACCACAGGAGGCCTGCTCATGGCATCGTCTTGGACCACCGGAAAAATCGTCGCCGCCCTCGGCGTGGCGGGCCTCTTGGTTGGAGGCAGCGCCGCGATCATGGCCACCACCGGCGAAGAACCACCCGCAACGCCAGCCCCCGTCGCCGCGCCCGCGGTTTCCCCCGCCACACCCGTTGCCCTCGCCGCATCGCGTCCCACCTCCGCCAAGGTCGGCGACTTCGACGTCACCTTCGAAACCATCGCGCCCCAGTCGCTGGTCTACAGCGAACACCCCTTCACCGAAGACCAGGTCCCCCGTATCGGCATGGAGTGGTTCCCGCGGCTGATGGGCGAGATCCAAAACGGCGGCTACGACGTCGCCGGCCCGCCGGTGCTGGTCTTCCAAGAAAACCCCGAAGACCCGCAAGACATGGCGCTGCGCCTGAGCATCCCCGTGAGCGAGGCCGACCTCGAGTCACCGCCCAGCGAAGGGTTCCATGCCTACACCACCGAGCCGTACTACTGCGCCCGCATCGAAGTCAGCGACGATCCGATGATGTTCGGCAACACCGCCAACGCCTACTACGACGCCCTCGAAGCCGCGGGCTACGAGCTTGGCTACGAGTTCCGCATGGTCATCAACCGTGTCTACCAGGTACAGGGCAAAACCATCAACGACATTTACCTGCAGGTTGAGGTGCTCAAGCACCCGGAGTGA
- the topA gene encoding type I DNA topoisomerase encodes MAKKKPTTSKTTKKKAPRKSAGRAKAPDATGKHLVIVESPTKAKTINKYLGDDYVVMASVGHIRDLPSRNPKGVKNPVPGVDLENRFEPTYEVMPDSKKTVGELKKAAKKAADVWFATDLDREGEAIAWHCAHALDYPVKEAKRVVFNAITKAEIENAFSHPRPLETNRVDAQQARRILDRIVGYQVSPLLWKKVAGGLSAGRVQSVATRLVVEREREIEAFIPDEYWKLTGLFTPDMAQAGALGDQWRDFINVGEMENDRTIKDQNAWLSDHGCIKAELTEYQGKKFNPTDRDTALAAAQALGFDLQDTNAWEDPKGKGPAKNRVKYVGTVKPRAVEQGDKAPDYSITAIETKRTKSRPSPPFITSTLQQQASTRLGFNLRRTMRVAQQLYEGIDLKGARGQTGLITYMRTDSTHLSKEALSSVRNYVGDKHGDQYLPEKPNFYKSSNKDAQEAHEAIRPTDVTITPDSIRTKLSDEQFRLYDLIWRRFVACQMVPAQWDATAVTVKPTGVDATFRATGRTLVFDGFLKVMGMPKSDDVILPKLEENQQLGPIDLDPTQHFTSPPARFTEASLQKKLEEEGIGRPSTYAAIISTIQDRKYVETLTPRDKRLKATDMGMVVTDKLIEAFPIIMDVGYTREMEAHLDEIESENKDWRDTLSEFYGPFKEKLDTAHETMTHAKAVSEPAPHICPKCGSATEYRFGRNGRFLSCTAFNVPPVEVSPEGHPAPSNGGKWLLYKGKGKARPKVTTEDASEKILWSKLTKEDKVKFQQLSDEMPEPCKYAAPIDAEGNPMEPELTDILCPEDGKPMIRRTGRFGPFLASSNYPEVQYIIKLDPKKGHVVLPKAPPMTTDILCPTCGDETEATLYLRDSKRGLWMSCSRFPKCRGRVGFAKLDEDVQTDLEKKWKIHLKDNPIPDIRTTSGHVITEDEEYHPIVAGQEPVAEEADEVAV; translated from the coding sequence ATGGCCAAAAAGAAGCCCACCACCTCCAAAACCACCAAGAAAAAGGCCCCCCGCAAGAGTGCGGGCCGGGCCAAGGCCCCCGATGCCACGGGCAAGCACCTGGTGATCGTCGAATCGCCCACAAAGGCCAAGACTATTAATAAGTACCTCGGGGACGACTACGTGGTCATGGCCAGCGTGGGTCACATCCGCGACCTGCCCAGCCGCAACCCCAAGGGCGTGAAGAACCCCGTGCCGGGCGTGGACCTGGAGAACCGCTTCGAGCCGACCTACGAGGTCATGCCCGACTCGAAGAAGACCGTGGGCGAGCTGAAGAAGGCCGCCAAGAAGGCCGCCGACGTCTGGTTCGCGACCGACCTCGACCGCGAGGGGGAAGCGATCGCGTGGCACTGCGCCCATGCCCTGGACTACCCCGTCAAAGAAGCCAAGCGGGTGGTGTTCAACGCCATCACCAAGGCCGAGATCGAAAACGCCTTCAGCCACCCCCGTCCGCTCGAGACCAACCGCGTGGACGCCCAGCAGGCCCGCCGAATTCTCGACCGCATCGTGGGCTACCAGGTCAGCCCGCTCCTCTGGAAGAAAGTCGCCGGTGGGTTGAGTGCGGGTCGTGTGCAATCCGTGGCCACGCGTTTGGTGGTCGAACGCGAACGCGAGATCGAAGCGTTCATCCCGGATGAGTACTGGAAGCTCACCGGCCTGTTCACCCCCGACATGGCCCAGGCCGGCGCTTTAGGCGACCAGTGGCGCGACTTCATCAACGTCGGCGAGATGGAAAACGACCGCACCATCAAAGACCAGAACGCCTGGCTGAGCGACCACGGCTGCATCAAGGCCGAGCTCACCGAATACCAGGGCAAGAAGTTCAACCCCACCGACCGCGACACCGCCCTCGCCGCGGCGCAAGCGCTGGGCTTCGACCTGCAAGACACCAACGCCTGGGAAGACCCCAAGGGCAAAGGCCCCGCCAAGAACCGCGTGAAGTACGTGGGCACCGTCAAGCCGAGGGCTGTGGAGCAAGGCGATAAAGCCCCGGATTACTCGATCACCGCGATCGAAACCAAGCGCACCAAGTCGCGCCCCAGCCCGCCATTCATCACGTCGACTTTGCAGCAGCAGGCCTCGACCCGCCTGGGCTTCAACCTCCGCCGCACGATGCGCGTCGCCCAGCAGCTCTACGAAGGCATCGACCTCAAAGGTGCCCGCGGCCAGACCGGCCTGATCACCTACATGCGGACCGACAGCACCCACCTGTCCAAGGAAGCGCTCAGCAGCGTTCGCAACTACGTCGGCGATAAACACGGCGACCAATATCTGCCCGAAAAACCCAACTTCTATAAATCGTCGAATAAGGATGCACAAGAAGCCCACGAGGCCATCCGCCCCACCGACGTGACGATCACGCCCGACTCGATCCGCACCAAGCTCAGCGACGAACAGTTCCGGCTGTACGACCTGATCTGGCGGCGCTTCGTGGCTTGTCAGATGGTCCCCGCCCAGTGGGACGCGACCGCGGTGACGGTCAAACCTACCGGTGTCGATGCGACTTTCCGCGCCACCGGCCGAACCCTCGTCTTCGACGGCTTCCTCAAAGTCATGGGCATGCCCAAGTCCGACGATGTCATCCTGCCCAAGCTCGAAGAGAACCAGCAGCTCGGCCCGATCGACCTCGACCCCACCCAACACTTTACCAGCCCCCCCGCCCGCTTCACCGAAGCGAGTTTGCAAAAGAAGCTGGAAGAAGAAGGCATCGGCAGGCCCTCGACCTACGCCGCGATCATCAGCACGATCCAGGACCGCAAGTACGTCGAAACCCTCACGCCCCGTGACAAACGCCTCAAGGCCACCGACATGGGCATGGTCGTGACCGACAAGCTCATCGAAGCGTTCCCCATCATCATGGACGTGGGCTACACCCGCGAGATGGAAGCGCACCTCGACGAGATCGAGTCGGAGAACAAGGATTGGCGCGACACGCTGAGCGAGTTCTACGGTCCGTTCAAAGAGAAGCTCGACACCGCTCACGAGACGATGACCCACGCCAAAGCGGTCAGCGAGCCCGCCCCGCACATCTGCCCCAAGTGCGGCAGCGCGACCGAGTACCGCTTCGGCCGCAACGGGCGTTTCCTGTCCTGCACCGCGTTCAACGTGCCGCCCGTGGAAGTCTCGCCCGAAGGCCACCCCGCGCCGTCCAACGGCGGTAAATGGCTTCTCTACAAAGGAAAAGGCAAGGCCCGCCCCAAGGTGACCACCGAAGACGCCAGCGAGAAAATTCTCTGGTCCAAGCTGACCAAGGAAGACAAGGTCAAGTTCCAGCAGCTCAGCGACGAGATGCCCGAGCCGTGCAAATACGCCGCGCCGATCGACGCCGAGGGCAATCCGATGGAGCCCGAGCTGACCGACATCCTCTGCCCCGAGGACGGCAAGCCGATGATCCGCCGCACCGGCCGGTTCGGCCCGTTCCTCGCGTCGTCGAACTACCCCGAGGTGCAGTACATCATCAAGCTCGACCCGAAGAAGGGCCACGTCGTCCTGCCCAAGGCCCCGCCGATGACCACCGACATCCTCTGTCCGACCTGCGGCGACGAGACCGAGGCGACGCTGTACCTGCGTGACTCGAAGCGTGGCTTATGGATGAGTTGTTCGCGTTTTCCGAAATGCCGTGGACGCGTGGGTTTTGCCAAGCTCGACGAAGACGTGCAGACGGACTTGGAAAAGAAGTGGAAGATCCACCTCAAGGACAACCCCATCCCCGATATCCGCACCACCTCCGGCCACGTGATCACCGAAGACGAGGAATACCACCCCATCGTCGCGGGCCAGGAACCCGTGGCCGAAGAGGCGGATGAGGTCGCGGTGTAA
- a CDS encoding sulfatase: protein MSQPNLLMILIDDLGWADLGCFGSSFYETPNLDRLAAKGLRFTDAYASAPVCSPTRAALLSGKHPARVGVTQWIGGHSVGQLQDVPYFYQLPASEKCLATALRDGGYQTWHVGKWHLGEGQCSPESHGFDVNVAGCGWGAPRHGYFSPYQCPTLSDGPEGEYLTDRITDEAIKLLENRDQDQPFFLNLWHYAVHTPIQAPAELIEKYRAKAERLGLDPEGPLEQGDHFACDHKKHLRIQRRHVQSHAAYAAMIENLDTNLGRVFDALDALGLTDDTLIVFSSDNGGLSTAEGSPTCNAPMAEGKGWMREGGNRVSQIASWPGTIAPGSETAVPVVTTDLYPTFLEAAGLPAEPLQHVDGVSLLPLLHGENAIDRDAIYWHYPHYSNQGDTPSGAVRAGRYKLIEHFEDGKLELFDLEADVSETNDISTEQPDRVASMHAQLVAWRKEVAALIPEPNPNWVPHVPGADEDPAEV from the coding sequence ATGAGTCAACCCAACCTCCTGATGATCCTGATCGACGACCTGGGTTGGGCCGATCTGGGTTGTTTTGGCAGTTCGTTTTATGAAACGCCCAACCTCGATCGCCTCGCGGCGAAGGGCCTTCGCTTTACCGATGCCTACGCGTCGGCACCGGTCTGTTCACCCACGCGTGCCGCGTTGCTTTCGGGCAAGCACCCCGCTCGCGTCGGCGTCACCCAGTGGATCGGCGGCCACTCGGTGGGCCAACTCCAGGACGTCCCGTACTTCTACCAACTCCCCGCCAGCGAGAAGTGCCTCGCCACCGCGCTGCGTGACGGCGGCTACCAGACCTGGCATGTCGGCAAGTGGCACCTGGGCGAAGGTCAATGCTCGCCGGAGAGCCACGGCTTCGACGTCAACGTCGCGGGCTGCGGCTGGGGCGCCCCGCGCCACGGCTACTTCAGCCCGTATCAATGCCCCACCCTCAGCGACGGCCCCGAAGGCGAATACCTCACCGACCGCATCACCGACGAAGCGATCAAGCTGCTCGAAAACCGCGACCAAGACCAACCGTTCTTCCTGAACCTCTGGCACTATGCTGTGCACACCCCGATCCAGGCGCCTGCCGAGTTGATCGAGAAGTACCGCGCCAAGGCCGAGCGTTTAGGGCTCGATCCCGAAGGGCCGCTGGAGCAAGGCGACCACTTCGCCTGTGACCACAAGAAGCATTTGCGTATCCAGCGTCGCCACGTCCAATCACATGCTGCATACGCCGCGATGATCGAAAACCTCGACACCAACCTCGGCCGGGTGTTCGATGCACTCGACGCGTTGGGCCTGACCGACGACACGCTGATCGTGTTCTCGTCCGACAACGGCGGGCTATCGACCGCCGAGGGCTCGCCGACGTGCAACGCCCCGATGGCCGAGGGCAAGGGTTGGATGCGCGAGGGTGGCAACCGGGTGAGTCAGATCGCGAGCTGGCCGGGCACGATCGCGCCCGGCAGCGAGACCGCGGTTCCCGTGGTGACGACCGACCTGTATCCCACCTTCCTTGAAGCCGCGGGCCTGCCCGCCGAGCCGTTGCAGCATGTCGACGGTGTGTCGCTTTTGCCTTTGCTGCATGGCGAAAACGCGATCGACCGCGACGCGATCTACTGGCACTACCCCCACTACTCCAACCAGGGCGACACGCCCAGCGGCGCGGTGCGGGCGGGTCGGTACAAACTTATCGAGCACTTCGAAGACGGGAAGCTCGAATTGTTCGACCTCGAAGCCGACGTCTCAGAAACTAACGACATCTCCACCGAGCAACCCGACCGTGTCGCTTCGATGCACGCACAACTCGTCGCTTGGCGCAAAGAAGTGGCCGCGTTGATTCCCGAGCCGAATCCGAATTGGGTGCCGCATGTCCCGGGGGCGGACGAGGACCCAGCGGAGGTTTGA